In a single window of the Limnochorda sp. L945t genome:
- a CDS encoding electron transfer flavoprotein subunit alpha/FixB family protein yields MAPRPEPDETAATEQSVSPESREWRGILVVVEQHDGEARPVSWQLLGQARRMAEKLGCEVMALVMGHGVEPVARLAIAYGADVVYLANHPALATYRTQPYSEAVLHVIRHFRPEIVLVGATYTGRDLAGAIATRIPTGLTADCTMLDVEPPPSRLLLASRPAFSEKLMATILCKRHRPQMATARPGVFEALEPDPGRTGRIQPVEVVLDESRIAARVVEIARSHDRVRLEEARVIVAGGRGLGGPQGFRLLRELADALGGEVGASRPAVEAGWIDHAHQVGQTGHTVRPRLYIACGISGAVQHLVGMSGAETVVAVNRDPDAPIMAAADVAIVGDLYEVVPALIEEARRRRGLPASALASRRSGDEHGR; encoded by the coding sequence GTGGCGCCACGCCCGGAGCCGGATGAGACGGCAGCGACCGAGCAGAGCGTTTCGCCGGAGAGCCGGGAGTGGCGGGGAATCCTGGTCGTGGTCGAGCAGCACGACGGCGAGGCCCGCCCCGTCAGCTGGCAATTGCTCGGGCAGGCACGGCGCATGGCCGAGAAGCTGGGATGCGAGGTCATGGCGCTGGTGATGGGGCACGGGGTCGAGCCCGTCGCTCGCCTGGCCATCGCTTACGGCGCGGACGTCGTGTACCTCGCGAACCACCCGGCCCTCGCGACGTACCGTACGCAGCCTTACAGCGAAGCCGTGCTCCATGTCATCCGCCACTTCCGGCCCGAGATCGTCTTGGTCGGCGCGACCTACACGGGCAGGGACCTCGCCGGGGCGATCGCCACGAGGATACCGACAGGGCTGACGGCCGACTGCACGATGCTCGACGTCGAGCCGCCCCCCTCCCGGCTCCTGCTGGCCAGCCGCCCCGCCTTCAGCGAGAAGCTCATGGCCACCATCCTGTGCAAGCGACACCGGCCCCAGATGGCCACGGCGCGCCCGGGGGTGTTCGAGGCGCTGGAGCCCGATCCCGGGCGCACGGGCCGCATCCAACCGGTGGAGGTCGTGCTGGACGAGTCGCGCATCGCGGCTAGAGTCGTGGAGATCGCCCGCTCCCACGATCGAGTCCGCCTCGAGGAGGCCCGGGTCATCGTGGCCGGCGGCCGGGGGCTGGGCGGCCCTCAAGGGTTTCGCCTGCTGCGGGAGCTGGCCGACGCCCTGGGAGGAGAGGTCGGCGCCAGCCGCCCGGCGGTCGAGGCCGGGTGGATCGACCACGCCCACCAGGTCGGGCAGACGGGGCACACGGTGCGACCCCGGTTGTACATCGCCTGCGGCATCAGCGGCGCGGTGCAGCACCTGGTCGGCATGAGCGGCGCCGAAACCGTGGTCGCCGTCAACCGCGACCCGGACGCTCCCATCATGGCTGCGGCCGACGTGGCCATCGTGGGAGATCTCTACGAGGTGGTGCCCGCGCTCATCGAAGAAGCCCGCAGGCGGCGAGGGCTTCCGGCGTCGGCCCTCGCCTCTCGAAGAAGTGGTGACGAGCATGGCCGCTGA
- a CDS encoding KamA family radical SAM protein — translation MSGDDEKPGGTSWKDWRWQFRHRVRTVEQLAQHTQVTPEMAQAIEACSHEFRFAITPYYLSLIDWSDPDDPIRRQAIPSADELEDPLGGRDPLHEEDHSPVKGLVHMYPDRVAFLVTADCAIYCRHCTRKRFVGKGGKMTDEDVDRGIEYIRRTPAIRDVLITGGDPLVASDAWLEGLISRIRAIPHVEIIRIGTRMPVTMPQRITQELCDMLQKYHPIWVNTHFNHPREITPESAAAVDRLLRAGIPVGNQTVLLKGVNDDPAVMRELVQGLLKIRVRPYYLYQCDMLRGTAHFRTPIETGLEIIRALQGWTTGFAVPTFVVDSPIGKIPIMPQNLVERGDGYIVLRNYEGRTVRLPNPSPSLPEQAVAAAAAVSTNGRASANGHSKDGAGASGK, via the coding sequence ATGAGCGGTGATGACGAAAAGCCTGGAGGAACGTCGTGGAAGGATTGGCGTTGGCAGTTCCGTCACCGTGTGCGCACCGTAGAGCAGCTCGCCCAGCATACCCAGGTGACACCGGAGATGGCCCAGGCCATCGAAGCGTGCTCGCACGAGTTTCGCTTCGCGATCACACCGTACTACCTGAGCCTCATCGACTGGTCCGATCCCGACGACCCGATCCGGCGGCAGGCGATCCCCAGCGCCGACGAGCTGGAGGACCCGCTCGGAGGCCGCGACCCCCTGCACGAGGAGGATCACTCCCCCGTGAAGGGTCTCGTGCACATGTATCCGGACCGGGTCGCGTTCCTGGTCACGGCGGATTGCGCCATCTATTGCCGGCACTGCACCCGCAAGCGGTTCGTCGGCAAGGGCGGCAAGATGACGGACGAAGACGTGGACCGGGGCATTGAATATATCCGGCGCACGCCCGCCATCCGGGACGTGTTGATCACCGGAGGCGATCCCCTGGTCGCCTCCGACGCGTGGCTCGAGGGGCTGATTTCCAGAATCCGGGCGATTCCGCACGTCGAGATCATCCGGATCGGGACCCGGATGCCGGTCACGATGCCCCAGCGCATCACCCAAGAACTGTGCGACATGCTCCAGAAGTACCATCCCATCTGGGTCAACACGCACTTCAACCATCCGCGCGAGATCACGCCGGAGTCGGCCGCCGCCGTGGATCGGCTCTTGCGGGCGGGCATTCCTGTCGGCAACCAGACGGTCCTGCTCAAGGGGGTCAACGATGACCCGGCGGTCATGCGGGAGCTGGTACAGGGGCTCTTGAAGATCCGGGTACGGCCGTACTACCTGTACCAGTGCGACATGCTGCGGGGGACGGCCCACTTCCGCACACCCATCGAGACCGGGCTCGAAATCATCCGGGCCCTGCAGGGATGGACGACGGGGTTCGCCGTTCCCACGTTCGTCGTGGATTCGCCGATCGGGAAGATCCCGATCATGCCCCAAAATTTGGTCGAACGCGGCGACGGCTACATCGTGCTGCGCAACTACGAAGGCCGCACCGTGCGGCTTCCCAACCCGTCTCCGTCGCTCCCGGAGCAGGCGGTGGCGGCCGCGGCGGCCGTCTCGACCAACGGGCGTGCGTCGGCCAACGGGCATTCCAAGGACGGGGCCGGAGCTTCCGGAAAGTAG
- a CDS encoding electron transfer flavoprotein subunit beta/FixA family protein, which yields MCIKQVPDSREIRVDPKTNTLMRQGVPSVVNPYDLHAVEEAVRIKGRFPGTRVTALSMGPMMAVSAVKECVALGADEGVLISDRAFAGADTLATSYALAEGIRKAASLWGPVDLVLCGKQTIDGDTGQVGPGLAARLQFEQLTYVDAIDRLDPSERRIRVRRHLEDGAEVVETSLPAVLTVMETINKVHRASLPAVLRAVRYQPIVWTLKDFPEIDRGQIGLKGSPTVVGKAWVPEPIRRAGQRLEGQPPEAAAHALFELLDQRRLPEKLGWAPAAVAKG from the coding sequence GTGTGCATCAAGCAGGTGCCGGACAGCCGCGAAATCCGGGTGGATCCCAAGACCAACACCTTGATGCGCCAGGGCGTTCCGTCCGTCGTCAACCCGTACGACCTCCACGCCGTCGAGGAGGCCGTCCGCATCAAGGGGCGGTTCCCGGGGACCCGCGTCACGGCGCTTTCCATGGGGCCGATGATGGCCGTGAGCGCCGTCAAGGAGTGCGTGGCCCTGGGCGCAGACGAGGGCGTGCTCATCAGCGACCGGGCGTTTGCCGGAGCCGATACGCTGGCGACCTCGTACGCCCTCGCCGAGGGGATCCGCAAGGCCGCGTCCTTGTGGGGGCCGGTCGACCTCGTGCTGTGCGGGAAGCAGACCATCGACGGCGACACGGGGCAGGTGGGCCCAGGCCTGGCAGCCCGGCTGCAGTTCGAGCAGCTCACGTACGTCGACGCCATCGATCGGCTGGACCCGTCCGAGCGGCGGATCCGGGTGCGCCGCCACCTCGAGGACGGCGCGGAGGTGGTCGAGACATCCTTGCCCGCGGTGCTGACCGTCATGGAGACCATCAACAAGGTCCACCGGGCATCCCTGCCGGCGGTGCTCCGAGCCGTGCGCTACCAGCCCATCGTCTGGACCCTCAAGGATTTCCCGGAAATCGACCGCGGCCAGATCGGGCTCAAGGGGTCTCCCACCGTGGTCGGCAAGGCGTGGGTCCCCGAACCGATCCGGAGAGCGGGCCAGCGCCTGGAGGGGCAGCCTCCTGAGGCAGCGGCTCACGCGCTCTTCGAGCTCTTGGACCAGCGCCGGCTGCCCGAGAAGCTCGGGTGGGCACCCGCGGCAGTCGCGAAAGGGTGA
- a CDS encoding thymidine kinase, protein MAGRLSVICGPMFAGKSSELLRRIRRALHARRPVLLFKPWVDTRSHGISSHDGLLMEAHIVRSASEIAYLAGQAPNTLVAIDEGQFFDDGIAGVVVDLVERGHEVAVAGLDLDYQGQPFGPMPVLLALADEVVKLSAICVRCGADATRTQRLVDGQPAGPGERVLIGGAESYEPRCLRCWVSPAVAAGRPAGAASRPAGA, encoded by the coding sequence GTGGCAGGGAGGCTGAGCGTCATCTGTGGCCCCATGTTCGCGGGCAAGTCCAGCGAGCTATTGCGCAGGATCCGGCGCGCCCTGCATGCCCGGCGTCCGGTCCTGCTGTTCAAGCCCTGGGTCGATACCCGTAGCCACGGGATCTCGAGCCACGACGGTTTGCTCATGGAGGCCCACATCGTGCGTTCGGCCTCGGAGATCGCCTACCTGGCGGGCCAGGCACCCAACACCCTGGTGGCCATCGACGAGGGGCAGTTCTTCGACGACGGGATCGCCGGGGTCGTCGTCGACCTGGTCGAGCGTGGCCACGAGGTGGCGGTGGCAGGTCTCGATCTCGACTATCAGGGACAGCCCTTCGGGCCCATGCCCGTGCTCCTCGCCCTCGCCGACGAAGTCGTGAAGCTTTCTGCCATCTGCGTGCGGTGCGGGGCTGACGCCACCCGCACCCAGCGCCTGGTCGACGGGCAGCCGGCAGGGCCCGGCGAGCGGGTGCTCATCGGAGGGGCCGAGTCGTACGAGCCCCGTTGCCTGCGCTGTTGGGTCTCACCTGCCGTAGCTGCCGGGCGGCCCGCAGGGGCGGCATCGCGGCCCGCCGGAGCGTGA
- a CDS encoding FAD-dependent oxidoreductase → MAAEHFDAIVVGAGPAGASAALVLASSGLSVALLDRGEFPGAKNMFGGVLYRHAIEALVGEAWKENGFPVERVVTEQRYWLLGPESMVTVGHRHEAFGREPNAWTAFRARFDPWFAAKAEQAGALGVYQTTVVDLLRDPKTGRVTGVLTDRDEGELYADVVVIADGVNSLLREKLGLPRWRPDQVSLAVKEVLALPRETIESRFNLEGNEGVTIEFLGDTSQGMVGLGFLYTNKESLSLGIGVMIDDLARHRIAPYELLESVKRHPMIRRLIAGAESVEYSAHMIPEGAYDALPPALAGDGWVLCGDAAGLVNFLHREGTNLAMLSGQMAGRVIAEAHRRGDLSARSLMAYDRELRASAIGRDLRRIRRMPSMLHRWGGRRLFGDLVGGINRAAYRYFLADGTPKRQAEAEALREIVRAAGGWRPLMRLAWDGFRGVRG, encoded by the coding sequence ATGGCCGCTGAGCATTTCGATGCCATTGTCGTGGGCGCAGGCCCGGCGGGCGCGTCCGCGGCGCTGGTGCTCGCTTCCTCCGGGCTGTCGGTGGCGCTCCTCGATCGGGGCGAGTTCCCCGGAGCCAAAAACATGTTCGGCGGGGTGCTGTACCGCCACGCGATCGAGGCGCTGGTCGGCGAAGCGTGGAAAGAAAACGGCTTTCCGGTCGAGCGCGTGGTCACCGAGCAGCGCTACTGGTTGCTCGGCCCGGAGTCCATGGTGACCGTGGGCCACCGGCACGAGGCGTTCGGTCGGGAGCCCAACGCGTGGACCGCCTTCCGGGCGCGGTTCGACCCGTGGTTCGCCGCCAAGGCCGAGCAGGCCGGCGCCCTGGGCGTCTACCAGACCACGGTCGTCGACCTTTTGCGCGACCCGAAGACCGGCCGGGTGACAGGCGTCCTGACCGACCGGGACGAGGGAGAGCTTTACGCCGACGTGGTCGTGATCGCCGACGGGGTCAACTCGCTGCTCCGGGAGAAGCTGGGGCTGCCCCGGTGGCGCCCCGATCAGGTGAGCCTGGCGGTCAAGGAAGTGCTGGCGCTGCCCCGGGAGACCATCGAAAGCCGCTTCAACCTCGAGGGTAACGAGGGAGTCACCATCGAGTTCCTGGGGGACACCTCGCAAGGAATGGTGGGCCTGGGCTTCCTCTACACCAACAAGGAAAGCCTGTCGCTCGGCATCGGCGTCATGATCGACGATCTGGCCCGCCACCGCATCGCGCCGTACGAACTACTGGAGTCCGTCAAGCGCCACCCGATGATCCGGCGGCTGATCGCGGGGGCGGAGAGCGTGGAATACTCCGCCCACATGATCCCGGAGGGCGCTTACGATGCGCTCCCGCCCGCCCTGGCCGGCGACGGGTGGGTGCTCTGCGGAGATGCGGCAGGGCTGGTCAACTTCCTCCACCGGGAGGGTACCAACCTGGCGATGCTCTCCGGCCAGATGGCCGGCCGGGTCATCGCCGAGGCCCACCGGCGGGGCGATCTCAGCGCCCGCAGCCTGATGGCGTACGACCGGGAGCTGCGTGCCTCCGCCATCGGGAGGGACCTCCGCAGGATCCGGCGCATGCCCTCCATGTTGCACCGGTGGGGTGGACGCCGGTTGTTCGGCGATCTGGTGGGCGGCATCAACCGGGCGGCTTACCGGTACTTCCTGGCCGACGGCACGCCCAAGCG
- a CDS encoding DegV family protein → MTRVAVITDTVANLPEAVYRRYGVRVVPQIVIFGETSYREGIDLTLEEFYRRLALADPLPITSRPTPQSYLEAFEDASREAEEVVVLTPSARLSGAYDAAMTAAREWGGRATIVDTKTASIAQGFLVLEAARVASTGASAAEVETRVRQLRPRVAMYAAVHTLRYLQRTGRVGRAAAAVGSLLQIKPIITIGQDGVVDTADRVRSWGRALERLVELIASERPAMSSGRLHVGVMHAEARDDGQAVLERIEERFPIVERYFGYFTPAVATHTGPGLVGVSYWWET, encoded by the coding sequence GTGACTCGCGTCGCCGTCATCACGGACACCGTCGCCAACCTGCCGGAGGCGGTCTACCGCCGGTACGGCGTACGGGTCGTGCCGCAGATCGTGATCTTCGGCGAGACGTCCTACCGGGAGGGGATCGATCTGACCCTGGAGGAGTTCTACCGGCGGTTGGCCCTGGCGGACCCGCTGCCGATCACCTCCCGGCCGACGCCCCAGTCGTATCTCGAGGCGTTCGAGGATGCTTCCCGGGAGGCCGAGGAGGTCGTGGTGCTCACGCCGTCGGCTCGCCTGAGCGGCGCCTACGACGCGGCCATGACGGCGGCGAGGGAGTGGGGCGGCCGGGCGACGATCGTCGACACCAAGACGGCCTCCATCGCACAGGGGTTCCTGGTGCTGGAGGCGGCGCGCGTTGCGAGTACGGGGGCCAGCGCTGCGGAGGTGGAGACCAGGGTGCGCCAGCTGCGGCCCCGAGTCGCCATGTATGCCGCGGTGCACACGCTGCGGTACCTGCAGCGCACCGGCCGGGTGGGACGGGCGGCCGCGGCCGTGGGGTCTTTGCTGCAAATCAAGCCGATCATCACGATCGGGCAGGACGGCGTGGTGGACACGGCGGATCGCGTGCGTTCGTGGGGGCGGGCTCTGGAGCGGCTGGTGGAGCTGATCGCCTCCGAGCGGCCCGCGATGTCGAGCGGCCGGTTGCACGTGGGCGTGATGCATGCCGAAGCAAGAGACGACGGGCAGGCCGTCCTGGAGCGGATCGAGGAGCGTTTCCCCATCGTGGAGCGGTACTTCGGCTACTTCACGCCGGCGGTGGCGACCCACACCGGGCCGGGCCTCGTGGGCGTGTCGTACTGGTGGGAAACATGA